A genomic stretch from Mycobacterium malmoense includes:
- a CDS encoding DUF2561 family protein, whose translation MVSRYSAYRRGSDTVPPDVVDRILVGACAAIWLVLLGMSVAAAVALVDLGRGFHQMAKNPHTPWVLYAVIIVSALIIAGAIPVLLRARRMGLTDPAARSAGSARGQARPPVRLMSPAPRTAAERARQQRVRAVEPAGEWSGAAVDRVWLRGTVVLTGTMGAALIAVAAATYLMAVGHDGPSWVGYGLAGIVTAAMPVVEWLHIRQLRRVVAAR comes from the coding sequence ATGGTCAGCAGGTATTCGGCATACCGGCGCGGGTCGGACACCGTTCCACCGGACGTCGTCGACCGCATCCTGGTCGGGGCGTGCGCCGCCATCTGGCTGGTGTTGTTGGGCATGAGCGTGGCCGCCGCCGTCGCGCTGGTGGATCTGGGGCGGGGCTTCCACCAGATGGCCAAAAACCCGCACACACCGTGGGTGCTGTACGCCGTCATCATCGTTTCCGCGCTGATCATCGCCGGCGCGATCCCGGTGCTGTTGCGGGCTCGCCGCATGGGCCTGACCGACCCGGCTGCGCGGTCCGCCGGCTCGGCACGCGGGCAGGCCAGGCCCCCGGTCCGCCTCATGTCGCCCGCCCCGCGCACCGCCGCCGAGCGGGCGCGCCAGCAACGGGTGCGGGCGGTGGAGCCGGCGGGCGAGTGGTCCGGCGCGGCTGTGGACCGGGTCTGGTTGCGTGGCACGGTAGTGCTGACGGGCACGATGGGCGCCGCGCTGATCGCGGTCGCGGCGGCGACCTACCTGATGGCCGTCGGCCACGACGGCCCGTCGTGGGTCGGCTACGGGCTGGCCGGGATCGTCACCGCGGCGATGCCGGTGGTCGAGTGGCTACACATTCGGCAGCTGCGCCGCGTGGTTGCCGCGCGCTAG
- a CDS encoding MmpS family transport accessory protein, translated as MSGPNPPGWDPEEPDSASELSHEPDSGGASGDDVEPDELHSGDRPEPLDDSAEIPAGQTGQTDAYSRAYSAPESEHFVSGPYVPADLRLYDYDSYDEPSDSDEEHGAPRWPWVVGVAAIVAAIALVVSVSLLVTRTDTSKLANPATSTAPSTPPVQDEITTTTPPPPPPPPPPSTQAPTATETQTVTVTPPPPPPPPPPAPPSTTNPAPATTTTAPAAPPPTATTPAGPRQVTYSVTGTKAPGDIISVTYVDASGRRRTQHNVYIPWSMTVTPISNSDVGSVEASSLFRVSRLNCSITTSDGTVLSSNTNDAPQTSC; from the coding sequence ATGAGCGGGCCAAACCCCCCGGGATGGGATCCTGAAGAACCCGATTCCGCCAGCGAGCTCAGCCACGAACCGGATTCCGGCGGCGCGTCCGGCGACGACGTGGAACCCGACGAACTCCATTCCGGCGACCGGCCGGAACCCCTCGACGACAGCGCCGAAATACCGGCCGGCCAGACCGGCCAGACCGACGCCTACTCGCGGGCCTACTCCGCCCCGGAGTCCGAGCATTTCGTCAGCGGCCCATACGTGCCCGCCGATCTCAGGCTTTACGACTACGACAGCTATGACGAGCCGTCCGACTCCGACGAGGAACACGGCGCTCCGCGCTGGCCATGGGTGGTCGGCGTCGCCGCCATCGTGGCCGCGATCGCGCTCGTGGTGTCGGTGTCGCTGCTCGTCACGCGCACCGACACCAGCAAACTCGCCAATCCCGCGACCAGCACCGCGCCGTCGACACCGCCGGTGCAAGACGAAATAACAACCACCACACCGCCACCCCCACCCCCGCCCCCGCCGCCCAGCACCCAGGCCCCAACGGCAACGGAGACCCAGACCGTGACGGTGACGCCGCCCCCGCCCCCGCCGCCGCCCCCGCCGGCTCCTCCGTCTACGACCAACCCGGCGCCGGCGACAACGACGACGGCACCGGCCGCGCCTCCGCCGACCGCGACCACCCCGGCCGGCCCGCGGCAGGTCACCTACTCGGTGACCGGCACCAAAGCCCCGGGCGACATCATTTCGGTCACCTACGTCGACGCCTCCGGGCGGCGGCGCACGCAGCACAACGTGTACATCCCATGGTCGATGACCGTCACGCCGATCTCGAATTCCGACGTCGGCTCGGTCGAGGCGTCGAGCCTTTTCCGGGTCAGCAGGCTCAACTGCTCGATCACCACAAGCGACGGAACGGTGCTGTCGTCCAATACCAACGACGCACCGCAGACGAGCTGCTGA
- a CDS encoding cytochrome c oxidase subunit 4: MHIEARLFEFIAAFFVVTAVLYGVLTALFATGGEEWAGTTALALTGGLALITATFFRFVARRLDTRPEDYEGAEISDGAGELGFFSPHSWWPILVALSGSVAATGIALWLPWLIVAGVVFVLASAAGLVFEYYVGPEKH; encoded by the coding sequence ATGCATATCGAAGCGAGGCTGTTCGAATTTATCGCCGCTTTTTTCGTTGTGACGGCGGTGCTGTACGGGGTGCTGACGGCGCTGTTCGCCACCGGCGGCGAGGAGTGGGCGGGCACCACCGCGCTGGCGCTGACCGGTGGCCTGGCGTTGATCACGGCGACCTTCTTCCGGTTCGTGGCACGCCGGCTGGACACCCGGCCCGAGGACTACGAGGGCGCTGAGATCAGCGACGGCGCAGGGGAATTGGGCTTCTTCAGCCCGCACAGTTGGTGGCCGATCCTGGTCGCGCTGTCGGGCTCGGTGGCGGCGACCGGCATTGCACTGTGGCTGCCGTGGTTGATCGTTGCCGGGGTGGTGTTTGTCCTGGCTTCGGCGGCCGGATTGGTCTTCGAGTACTACGTCGGTCCCGAGAAGCACTGA